In a genomic window of Helianthus annuus cultivar XRQ/B chromosome 10, HanXRQr2.0-SUNRISE, whole genome shotgun sequence:
- the LOC110884139 gene encoding DUF21 domain-containing protein At4g14240: protein MNLLTLAAGSGSVAGAPASFTVIDSNTIAFGNPTWFIYAGVSCVLVLFAGIMSGLTLGLMSLGVVELEILQRSGTDREKKQAAVILPIVQRPHQLLVTLLLCNAAAMEALPIYLEKIFHPAVAVLLSVTFVLAFGEVIPQAISTRYGLAVGANFVGLVRLLMVICYPIAYPVGKILDALIGHNDTMFRRAQLKALVSIHSQEAGKGGELTHDEITIISGALDLTEKTAEEAMTPIESTFSLDVNSKLNWEAFGKILGKGHSRVPVYSGNLKNIIGLLLVKSLLTVRPETETPVSDVSIRKIPRVPANMPLYDILNEFQKGGSHMAAVVKVQNKNHPPADVGDLKLVGKNPNKHSQLTKPLLPKLEEESDFVVNIDKTSKSTTGLTPKWSKDFTDGVEDGEVIGIITLEDVFEELLQEEIVDETDVYIDVHKRIRVAAAAAASYVARAPSTRRLATQRSLGLKEDKDNPPLL from the exons ATGAATCTACTAACCCTAGCTGCCGGCTCCGGTAGTGTCGCCGGCGCTCCGGCGAGTTTTACAGTCATCGATTCGAACACTATCGCGTTCGGAAACCCTACGTGGTTCATTTACGCCGGCGTTTCGTGTGTTCTTGTGCTATTCGCCGGAATTATGTCCGGTCTTACCCTAGGGTTGATGTCTCTAGGAGTTGTTGAGCTCGAGATTCTTCAGCGGAGTGGTACGGACAGAGAGAAGAAGCAAGCAG CTGTTATCCTACCAATTGTTCAAAGGCCACATCAGCTTCTTGTAACATTGCTGTTGTGTAATGCTGCGGCCATGGAG GCTCTGCCTATTTACCTGGAAAAGATTTTTCATCCAGCTGTTGCGGTGTTGTTGTCTGTGACTTTTGTACTGGCTTTTGGAGAG GTAATTCCACAAGCAATATCAACAAGATATGGACTTGCTGTGGGTGCTAATTTTGTAGGGCTTGTTCGGCTTTTAATGGTCATTTGCTATCCGATTGCTTATCCTGTTGGAAAG ATTTTAGATGCTTTAATCGGGCATAATGATACTATGTTTCGGCGTGCCCAGTTGAAAGCACTCGTCTCCATTCACAGCCAAGAG GCTGGTAAAGGAGGTGAACTTACACATGATGAGATTACAATCATAAGTGGAGCGCTTGACTTGACAGAAAAG ACTGCAGAGGAGGCCATGACTCCTATTGAATCAACGTTCTCTCTGGATGTGAATTCAAAATTGAACTG GGAAGCATTTGGAAAAATCCTTGGCAAAGGCCATAGCCGTGTTCCTGTGTATTCTGGGAACCTAAAAAACATCATCGGACTTTTACTC GTGAAAAGCCTTCTTACAGTTAGGCCAGAAACAGAGACTCCAGTTAGTGATGTTTCTATTAGGAAAATCCCCAG GGTTCCAGCAAATATGCCATTATATGACATCCTTAATGAGTTTCAAAAGGGTGGCAGTCATATGGCAGCAGTGGTTAAAGTACAAAACAAGAATCATCCGCCTGCTGATGTTGGTGATCTGAAATTAGTAGGCAAAAATCCAAATAAACATTCACAACTAACTAAACCATTGTTGCCCAAGCTTGAAGAAGAATCAGATTTTGTGGTCAACATTGACAAGACTTCAAAGTCAACCACAGGCCTCACACCAAAATGGTCAAAAGATTTTACTGATGGTGTTGAAGATGGTGAGGTCATTGGGATTATTACCCTAGAAGATGTTTTTGAAGAGCTTTTACAG GAGGAAATTGTTGATGAAACTGATGTGTATATAGACGTACATAAAAG AATACGGGTggcggctgctgctgctgcttcaTATGTGGCCCGAGCTCCTTCTACAAGAAGGCTAGCCACTCAAAGATCCCTG GGACTCAAAGAAGACAAGGACAACCCACCCCTGTTGtaa